The following proteins are encoded in a genomic region of Gimesia algae:
- a CDS encoding EF-hand domain-containing protein, translating to MKFLIAFAAVAILIATGVSSHPPRDQRDRGCQRPEGPPPDPFMILFDTDQDGEISPREIEQSGSVLKKLDRDQSGTLTRNEMPRPPHPPRDHQPGESHHRRPGANRPPRRRAEPMPDQRPQKAFSKNTPADTVIFTGGYETDPRDHGRPVTLIAAALGVKPEVFRQAFSNVKPARGGDPSPARARANKEVLMAALGKHGISDDRLDTVSNYYRYQPERGGLWKHTPATAQAIIKEGKVTGLQITNAGSGYMTPPTVTIAGHKEVKVQATLEFSQDFSKNGSIKSLIIVN from the coding sequence ATGAAATTTTTGATTGCGTTTGCAGCTGTCGCCATATTGATTGCGACGGGAGTCTCTTCTCATCCGCCACGTGACCAGAGAGATCGGGGCTGCCAGCGACCGGAGGGGCCCCCTCCTGACCCGTTTATGATTCTGTTTGATACTGACCAGGATGGCGAGATTTCACCCCGGGAAATCGAACAGTCAGGCTCTGTGCTCAAGAAACTGGACCGTGACCAGAGTGGCACACTGACACGAAATGAAATGCCACGCCCCCCACATCCTCCACGAGATCATCAACCCGGTGAGAGTCATCACCGACGACCAGGAGCCAATCGCCCCCCTCGCCGCAGAGCAGAACCAATGCCAGACCAAAGACCACAGAAAGCATTCTCAAAAAACACGCCCGCTGACACGGTCATTTTCACAGGCGGTTACGAAACGGATCCTCGCGATCACGGACGCCCTGTCACTCTGATTGCCGCGGCACTCGGCGTGAAACCGGAAGTCTTTCGACAGGCATTCAGTAACGTGAAACCGGCACGAGGCGGTGACCCTTCACCTGCAAGGGCGCGAGCTAATAAAGAAGTCCTGATGGCAGCTCTTGGTAAACATGGTATTTCTGACGATCGGCTGGATACCGTTTCCAATTATTATCGCTATCAGCCTGAGCGTGGAGGGCTCTGGAAACATACACCGGCCACCGCCCAGGCCATAATCAAAGAGGGAAAGGTGACCGGCTTGCAGATCACCAATGCAGGTTCAGGTTATATGACGCCTCCCACAGTAACGATAGCAGGCCATAAGGAAGTGAAAGTACAGGCGACACTCGAATTCAGTCAGGACTTTTCAAAAAATGGCAGCATCAAGTCACTGATCATCGTGAATTGA
- a CDS encoding DUF1559 domain-containing protein, translating to MRSKNVSLKRGFTLIELLVVIAIIAILIALLLPAVQQAREAARRSTCKNSLKQIGLALHNYADTHRTFPPGAVWYGIGSAPADGRHASWGTTWVVQVLPFMDQAPLYNKYNMTLPAQSANSNTSDSVLQAKIPILRCPSQPGIDRYLLTQPADGNFSKITYAGSVGAGSSLNISDFNSTRRGIFSPIAQNGAKIRDITDGTSNAIMLSEIVVGTNTGDDKGAWGWCTGALFSGRNNNGILTPNTTRVTDGTPYASNNTTDKNFNRRNNADITGAGAGQGARSFHVGGVHVTLADGSVRFVSENVDQNTYLNLLSIDDGNVLGEY from the coding sequence ATGAGATCGAAGAACGTCTCACTCAAGCGAGGTTTTACATTGATCGAATTGCTGGTGGTCATTGCCATTATCGCGATTCTGATTGCGCTGTTACTTCCCGCTGTCCAACAGGCACGTGAAGCAGCCCGTCGGAGTACCTGTAAAAACAGTCTGAAGCAAATTGGACTGGCGTTGCACAACTACGCCGATACACATCGCACCTTTCCTCCGGGAGCTGTGTGGTATGGTATTGGTTCAGCGCCTGCCGATGGGCGGCATGCTAGCTGGGGAACCACCTGGGTTGTTCAGGTTTTGCCATTCATGGATCAGGCTCCTTTGTACAATAAATACAACATGACTTTGCCTGCTCAAAGTGCGAATTCAAACACCTCGGACAGCGTACTTCAGGCGAAGATTCCGATCCTGCGTTGTCCCTCTCAACCAGGCATTGATCGTTATTTATTGACTCAACCAGCAGATGGAAACTTTTCCAAAATTACCTATGCTGGTTCTGTCGGCGCTGGTTCGAGTTTGAACATTTCCGACTTCAACAGCACCCGCCGTGGTATTTTCAGTCCGATCGCCCAGAACGGTGCCAAAATTCGCGATATTACTGATGGTACCTCTAATGCAATCATGCTGTCGGAAATCGTAGTGGGAACCAACACGGGTGACGACAAAGGTGCCTGGGGCTGGTGTACCGGAGCCTTGTTCAGCGGGAGAAACAACAACGGTATCCTGACTCCCAATACAACCAGGGTCACTGATGGTACTCCTTATGCTTCAAATAATACTACAGATAAGAATTTTAATCGGCGTAATAATGCAGACATCACAGGTGCCGGTGCCGGTCAAGGGGCACGCAGCTTCCATGTGGGGGGTGTGCATGTGACATTGGCTGATGGTTCGGTACGATTCGTCTCCGAAAATGTGGATCAGAATACTTATCTGAACCTGCTGTCGATTGACGATGGAAACGTACTTGGTGAGTATTAA
- a CDS encoding neutral/alkaline non-lysosomal ceramidase N-terminal domain-containing protein, with the protein MKILTANLESTARLAIWFSLLIVSIFHSGQSEVQAATQWKAGIAKAVITPQTGVWLAGYGSKRLPDGKLHDIWMKALALEDDKGHRAVLITSDFQGVPRSMSDRVFAEIKQKFQLERQQIMFTFSHNHCGPRLGDDLYDYYPVDPMQVKLVNEYTDRMVVKTVEMIGESLKNLAPARLQMGTGHTTFAVNRRNNREADIPNLIKAGKELVGPVDHNVPVMTVTRPDGKLDAVLFGYACHPTTLSFTKVCGDYPGFAQLELEEKHPGVTAMFVNTCGGDQNPLPRRKVELCEKYGHMLAVAVEEVLQKPLQPISDGLSTAFEYVDLPYLKTVTRADLEADLKSSSAIKKRWAERLLKKLDAGEIFPSAYPYPLHAWRLGSEMLMIGMGAETVVDYALKFKREFGPGTWVCGYADDMISYIPSKRVWLEGGYEGGYNLYEYGRPAYRWGPDTETLISNSVDKLVKQVEPKSD; encoded by the coding sequence ATGAAAATATTGACCGCAAACCTGGAGTCAACTGCCAGACTCGCGATCTGGTTCAGTTTGTTGATCGTCAGCATTTTTCATTCTGGACAATCTGAAGTCCAGGCCGCCACACAGTGGAAAGCGGGTATCGCCAAGGCAGTCATCACACCTCAAACCGGCGTCTGGCTCGCCGGCTATGGTTCGAAACGACTACCGGATGGAAAGCTGCATGACATCTGGATGAAAGCGCTGGCTCTGGAAGATGACAAAGGTCATCGGGCCGTGCTGATCACCAGTGATTTTCAGGGTGTGCCTCGCAGCATGAGCGACCGTGTCTTCGCAGAAATCAAACAGAAGTTCCAGCTGGAACGCCAGCAGATCATGTTTACCTTCTCACACAATCATTGTGGCCCTCGCCTCGGTGATGACCTTTACGATTACTATCCCGTCGACCCGATGCAGGTCAAACTAGTCAATGAATACACCGACCGCATGGTTGTTAAAACCGTAGAGATGATCGGCGAGTCGCTGAAAAACCTGGCCCCTGCCCGACTGCAAATGGGCACAGGTCACACCACCTTCGCCGTCAACCGTCGCAATAATCGCGAAGCCGATATTCCCAATCTCATCAAAGCCGGTAAGGAACTGGTCGGCCCCGTCGACCATAATGTTCCTGTTATGACAGTCACGCGCCCCGATGGCAAACTGGATGCCGTTCTGTTTGGTTATGCCTGTCACCCCACGACACTCAGTTTCACCAAAGTCTGCGGTGATTATCCCGGCTTTGCCCAGCTGGAACTCGAAGAGAAACATCCCGGCGTCACAGCCATGTTCGTCAACACCTGTGGAGGAGACCAGAACCCACTCCCCCGACGCAAAGTCGAGCTCTGTGAAAAATATGGACACATGCTGGCAGTCGCTGTGGAAGAAGTCCTGCAGAAACCACTACAACCCATCTCAGATGGATTATCGACCGCGTTTGAATACGTTGACCTCCCCTATCTGAAAACCGTCACCCGTGCTGATCTGGAAGCTGACCTGAAAAGCAGCAGTGCCATCAAAAAACGCTGGGCTGAACGACTGCTGAAAAAACTGGACGCCGGAGAAATATTCCCTTCCGCCTATCCTTACCCGCTCCATGCCTGGCGACTGGGCAGCGAAATGCTGATGATCGGCATGGGTGCGGAAACGGTTGTTGACTACGCATTGAAATTCAAACGCGAATTCGGTCCGGGTACCTGGGTCTGCGGTTATGCAGATGACATGATCTCCTACATCCCCTCCAAAAGGGTCTGGCTCGAAGGGGGCTACGAAGGAGGTTATAACCTGTATGAATATGGTCGTCCTGCTTATCGCTGGGGACCAGATACAGAGACACTGATTTCAAACAGTGTTGACAAACTGGTCAAACAGGTTGAACCCAAGTCCGATTAA
- a CDS encoding dihydrodipicolinate synthase family protein: protein MMTHSLKMITALGTPLTAEEDLHSAGLEAQIRDQLAHGINGFLVAGTMGLMQLLKDSTCRQLVEQSVQFNAGHAELLVGVGDTSFVRTRERIRMVEDFAIDGIVVISPYFLKYSQSDLIDYFEALADLSTRPVFLYDLPQTTGTKLEVETVLQLAKHPNIRGIKCSDQFTTIRPVIDAVGEEFRVIVAQPNLMDVLLQAGVREHLDGIYIVVPEWIEAMVEATLAEDWNRLAQVQQDLSALLKLLTTFSAPLFSTVTTLMNLRGIPGNFAPQPMRPVTAAEREQLRAHPLVQKVLAGKPTSAVEA, encoded by the coding sequence ATGATGACCCATTCATTGAAAATGATTACGGCTTTAGGAACACCTCTGACAGCGGAAGAGGATCTGCATTCAGCGGGGTTGGAAGCCCAGATTCGGGACCAGCTGGCGCATGGGATCAATGGCTTTCTGGTCGCCGGGACAATGGGGCTGATGCAGCTGCTGAAAGATTCTACGTGCCGACAGCTTGTGGAGCAGAGCGTGCAGTTCAATGCGGGGCATGCCGAGCTGCTGGTGGGAGTGGGGGATACCAGTTTCGTACGTACGCGTGAGCGGATACGGATGGTTGAGGATTTTGCCATTGATGGAATCGTGGTGATCTCCCCCTACTTCCTCAAGTACAGTCAGAGTGATCTGATTGATTACTTTGAGGCGCTGGCCGATCTGAGTACCAGGCCGGTGTTTCTCTACGATCTGCCGCAAACAACGGGTACGAAACTGGAGGTGGAGACCGTTCTGCAACTGGCGAAGCATCCCAATATTCGAGGGATTAAATGTTCGGATCAATTCACGACGATTCGTCCTGTGATCGATGCCGTGGGTGAAGAGTTCCGCGTAATCGTCGCGCAACCCAATCTCATGGATGTGTTATTGCAGGCAGGGGTACGCGAACATCTGGATGGAATTTATATTGTAGTTCCGGAGTGGATTGAAGCGATGGTGGAAGCGACTCTTGCCGAAGACTGGAACCGGCTGGCGCAGGTGCAACAGGATCTGTCGGCTTTACTGAAATTGCTGACGACTTTCTCTGCACCCCTGTTTTCGACGGTAACGACTCTGATGAATTTGAGAGGCATTCCCGGCAACTTTGCACCGCAGCCGATGCGACCTGTGACTGCAGCAGAACGGGAGCAACTGCGCGCCCATCCGCTGGTACAAAAGGTACTGGCAGGGAAACCAACCTCTGCGGTCGAAGCATAA
- a CDS encoding pyridoxal-phosphate dependent enzyme — MKSAFFTLGEGNTPLIKSRRIGPDAGLDNLYFKLETVNPTGSYKDRFAAAAMTDMLSQGKSRVVTCSSGNAGSALAAYCAAAGMTCQVAVFIGAPENKLKQMLAYGATVWRIEGFGADPQISGRVFKYLKHLGAAAKTELQVSSYQYSPTGMAGVESIGKELVEQLSEEQGIIDHLFCCAGGGGLLLAVYRGFQAALREQQIERLPSFHCVQPVGNNTIAGPLRAGSDRAQTCQSTTKIGGLQVANVLDGDDVITACRETGGRGYLVEDEYVYEVQALLARQEGIFCEPAAAVSLAGVLQSAAEGNIKSEETVVCVITGSGFKDQESVDRMLAETTCPVISLSEFIEQTA; from the coding sequence ATGAAGTCGGCGTTTTTTACGCTGGGAGAAGGGAATACGCCTTTGATCAAATCGCGTCGAATCGGTCCTGACGCGGGACTTGATAACTTATATTTCAAGCTGGAAACGGTGAACCCCACTGGTTCTTACAAAGACCGCTTTGCTGCTGCTGCCATGACAGACATGCTGTCTCAGGGGAAGAGTAGAGTGGTGACCTGTTCGAGTGGAAACGCAGGTTCGGCGTTGGCGGCATATTGTGCGGCAGCAGGAATGACTTGTCAGGTTGCGGTATTTATTGGCGCTCCGGAAAACAAATTGAAACAGATGCTGGCGTATGGCGCTACGGTGTGGCGCATTGAGGGGTTTGGTGCAGATCCACAAATTTCGGGGAGAGTATTCAAATATCTGAAACATCTGGGAGCCGCCGCGAAGACAGAGCTGCAGGTGAGCAGCTATCAGTATAGTCCCACCGGGATGGCGGGAGTCGAATCCATAGGTAAGGAGCTGGTAGAACAGCTCTCTGAAGAGCAGGGGATCATCGATCATCTGTTCTGCTGTGCCGGAGGGGGAGGACTGTTGCTGGCAGTCTATCGCGGATTTCAGGCAGCCCTTCGGGAGCAGCAAATTGAACGCTTACCGTCGTTTCATTGTGTGCAGCCCGTGGGAAACAATACGATCGCCGGCCCGTTACGTGCGGGAAGTGATCGTGCCCAAACCTGTCAGAGTACAACGAAGATTGGTGGTCTGCAGGTGGCCAATGTACTGGATGGAGATGATGTGATTACCGCCTGCCGGGAAACCGGAGGCAGAGGATATCTGGTGGAAGACGAATATGTATATGAAGTCCAGGCGCTGCTCGCGCGCCAGGAAGGCATTTTCTGCGAACCTGCTGCAGCGGTTTCACTGGCAGGTGTGTTACAGTCAGCCGCCGAGGGTAATATTAAGAGTGAAGAGACCGTTGTCTGTGTGATCACAGGCAGCGGGTTTAAAGATCAGGAATCGGTTGATCGCATGTTAGCTGAAACAACCTGTCCTGTCATTTCCTTATCTGAATTTATCGAACAGACGGCTTAA
- a CDS encoding FadR/GntR family transcriptional regulator, whose protein sequence is MEVSREDISVSTTESKTLSAELADHLCERIRSDRLAPGDRLGTEAELADQFGVSRTVVREAVGSLRGLGVVIGRQGRGLCVAEADNFSNVLRKALVPQVASPQGWRELQQLRAVIEIGSIALAVELITSEEIIRLQTIVSEMKRVMKKMKQDPKGTSKAYKEMDCLFHQTILAASHGNFVKQFHGVLLDYFHAGDLYGQSPTLQGLRQHEWIANAIADRDTDQATRHLTDHLKPQLKAPTQ, encoded by the coding sequence ATGGAAGTATCGCGTGAAGATATCTCAGTTTCAACAACGGAATCCAAAACATTGAGTGCCGAACTCGCAGACCATCTTTGTGAACGCATTCGCAGCGATCGCCTGGCTCCAGGCGATCGACTGGGAACGGAAGCAGAACTGGCAGACCAGTTTGGTGTTTCCCGAACGGTTGTTCGTGAAGCTGTTGGCTCCCTCAGAGGTCTGGGCGTGGTCATTGGGCGACAGGGACGCGGTCTCTGTGTAGCAGAAGCGGATAATTTTTCCAATGTACTCAGAAAAGCGCTGGTCCCCCAGGTAGCCAGCCCCCAGGGTTGGCGGGAGTTACAGCAGTTACGTGCCGTGATCGAAATCGGCTCGATCGCACTGGCAGTCGAGCTGATCACTTCAGAAGAAATCATCCGCCTGCAGACCATCGTCTCGGAAATGAAACGCGTGATGAAAAAAATGAAGCAGGACCCTAAGGGGACCAGTAAAGCATATAAAGAGATGGATTGTCTATTTCATCAGACGATTCTGGCAGCCTCGCATGGTAACTTTGTCAAGCAGTTCCATGGGGTCCTGCTGGATTATTTTCATGCTGGTGACCTGTATGGTCAGTCCCCCACGCTGCAGGGACTCCGGCAACATGAATGGATCGCCAACGCGATTGCCGACCGGGATACCGATCAGGCCACCAGACATCTGACTGACCATTTGAAACCTCAATTAAAAGCACCGACCCAGTAA
- a CDS encoding DUF1559 domain-containing protein yields the protein MLLINNEKRRRGFTLIELLVVIAIIAILIALLLPAVQQAREAARRSSCKNNFKQVGLALHNYHDTFTAFPIGAGISGGCSGYSGAHLFSWGVRILPYLDQSNIYNNLNFSGSTPFVPANFNSSTCLAPVQPFLCPSNPQPDTIVNRAGAFAGALPNGMGRTDMGGVADSISWKCNSGSGVRPTSVGNGVLFAISRVKMRDIIDGASNTLMVGEVTGSLASSGLNGNSYTGYDVFDTSNGINSIDTVPGGGTFAFRPQGFSSFHVGGAHFVLGDGSVRFISENVDQGTLSGISTRNGREVVGEF from the coding sequence ATGTTGCTGATTAATAACGAAAAACGACGTCGTGGATTCACTTTAATCGAGTTACTGGTGGTGATTGCCATTATCGCGATCCTGATCGCCCTCCTGCTGCCTGCGGTCCAGCAGGCCCGCGAAGCGGCCCGCCGCTCATCCTGTAAAAACAATTTCAAGCAGGTCGGACTGGCTTTGCATAATTACCACGACACATTTACTGCCTTTCCCATCGGGGCAGGCATCAGTGGAGGATGCAGTGGCTACTCGGGTGCCCATCTGTTTTCCTGGGGCGTGCGAATTCTACCTTATCTCGATCAGTCAAATATTTACAACAACCTCAACTTTTCCGGCTCGACTCCCTTCGTACCAGCAAACTTCAATTCCAGTACCTGCCTTGCTCCCGTTCAGCCCTTCCTCTGCCCCAGTAACCCACAACCTGATACCATCGTCAACAGGGCAGGCGCTTTTGCCGGCGCGCTACCAAACGGTATGGGTAGAACCGATATGGGAGGCGTTGCCGACTCGATCAGCTGGAAATGCAACAGTGGCTCCGGTGTGCGTCCGACTTCGGTGGGTAATGGCGTCCTGTTTGCCATCTCGCGAGTCAAAATGCGTGATATCATTGATGGTGCCAGCAACACACTGATGGTCGGAGAAGTTACAGGTTCTCTAGCCTCTTCCGGTCTCAACGGTAACTCTTATACCGGTTACGATGTCTTCGACACCAGCAACGGTATCAACAGCATCGACACTGTTCCTGGCGGGGGCACATTTGCTTTTCGCCCCCAGGGATTCTCCAGCTTTCACGTTGGTGGAGCCCATTTTGTGCTCGGCGATGGCTCCGTTCGCTTCATCTCGGAAAACGTCGATCAAGGCACACTCTCCGGAATTAGCACCCGAAATGGACGCGAAGTTGTAGGTGAATTCTAG
- a CDS encoding sialidase family protein produces MPQRFIMTCFFVSLCFASAVAQAEWNHPQTKKLPHQHLGPFIKLQHGSLLAPDTKQSLLSTDQGATWEPTPLYQEPAKFHTSNERALLQTKKGTIVLAYMNLAERKFHWNDKQGGPQSDCYLPVYIVRSTDNGKSWLPPQILQDHGWCGAVRSIIQTRSGRIIVVVSQAIANPGRHVMLTYYSDDEGATWNHSNMIDLGGSGDHDGAMEGTIVELKDGRIYALIRTKFGRFWEAFSTDEGASWRTIRPSQIPASSSPAILQRLESGRIVMLWNRFRDPEHKRGRREELSIAFSDDECKTWSEPVVIARDLTPAGKKYENRVSYPYVTEVTPGELWITTMQGPVRLSLKEADFIAE; encoded by the coding sequence ATGCCACAGCGCTTCATCATGACCTGCTTCTTCGTTTCACTTTGCTTTGCGTCAGCAGTTGCACAGGCAGAATGGAATCACCCCCAGACAAAAAAACTGCCGCATCAGCATCTGGGCCCCTTCATTAAACTCCAGCATGGCAGCCTGCTTGCTCCGGACACTAAACAGTCTTTACTCAGCACCGATCAGGGAGCAACCTGGGAACCCACGCCCCTGTATCAGGAACCAGCAAAGTTCCATACCAGCAACGAACGCGCGCTGCTTCAGACTAAAAAAGGAACCATCGTCCTCGCCTACATGAATCTGGCTGAACGGAAATTCCACTGGAACGACAAACAGGGTGGTCCGCAATCCGACTGTTATCTGCCCGTGTACATTGTCCGTAGTACCGATAACGGAAAATCATGGCTCCCGCCTCAGATCCTGCAGGATCATGGCTGGTGTGGCGCTGTCCGCAGCATCATTCAGACCCGCTCTGGTCGCATCATTGTTGTTGTCTCCCAGGCCATCGCCAACCCGGGTCGACACGTGATGTTGACCTATTACTCTGATGACGAAGGGGCTACCTGGAACCATAGCAACATGATTGACCTGGGTGGCTCCGGCGATCATGACGGAGCCATGGAAGGGACGATCGTCGAACTGAAGGATGGACGTATCTACGCTTTGATCCGTACGAAATTCGGACGCTTCTGGGAAGCCTTCTCCACCGATGAAGGCGCTTCCTGGCGTACCATTCGTCCTTCGCAGATCCCTGCCAGCAGTTCACCTGCGATCCTGCAGCGGCTGGAAAGTGGACGGATCGTGATGCTCTGGAACCGTTTCCGTGACCCCGAACACAAACGCGGTCGACGCGAAGAACTCTCGATCGCCTTCTCCGACGATGAATGCAAAACCTGGAGCGAACCGGTGGTCATTGCCCGCGATCTGACACCAGCCGGAAAGAAATACGAAAACCGCGTCTCCTATCCTTACGTGACAGAAGTCACACCCGGAGAACTCTGGATTACAACGATGCAGGGCCCCGTCCGTTTGTCCCTGAAGGAAGCCGATTTCATCGCAGAATAA
- a CDS encoding MgtC/SapB family protein has product MDWKLELMFAVRAFVAAVLGGFIGWEREWHGREAGIRTYASVALGSCVFALVSSHIPGADPSRLAANIVTGVGFLGAGIILRDRGRTVGLTTAATIWSTAAVGTAVGFGMYLLATLTSLIIFGVLASHHFPGWKKSSGKGVEDTSASNEFDSREESEG; this is encoded by the coding sequence ATGGATTGGAAATTAGAATTGATGTTCGCAGTACGTGCTTTCGTCGCTGCGGTATTGGGTGGTTTCATTGGCTGGGAACGCGAATGGCATGGACGTGAAGCCGGTATACGAACTTATGCTTCGGTAGCGCTTGGCTCGTGCGTCTTTGCCCTTGTCTCGTCGCATATTCCTGGAGCTGATCCATCACGACTCGCTGCAAATATTGTGACCGGCGTAGGTTTTTTAGGTGCTGGTATCATCCTGCGGGACCGTGGTCGGACGGTTGGATTGACGACTGCGGCGACCATTTGGTCGACTGCCGCCGTGGGGACTGCTGTCGGTTTTGGGATGTATCTGCTGGCGACGCTCACTTCTCTCATTATTTTTGGAGTGCTGGCATCACATCATTTCCCAGGCTGGAAAAAGTCCTCTGGAAAAGGTGTCGAAGATACCTCGGCTTCAAATGAATTTGACAGCAGAGAAGAATCAGAGGGTTGA
- a CDS encoding LacI family DNA-binding transcriptional regulator — MSKTAELVTVKTVAKAADCAVSTVSRALRDDPSISDAAKQRIRQVAESLDYRPLRRRRPKRETSHNSTSILTGKRLLVVSLGLDRSLISLPVVSSAISGVEDAFSELGVRFQIAHIPDLQAVPAHLDFNQTDGLFLIGALQGKMLIESNRTLMDRLSNIPSVWLLGRPQGCWGDCVGANDVQLGAKAADYLADHGHQHVAFLSPKPDHLIMMNRETGFVSQAMRRGLEVQRFVDPPSRGWKLPIKPPLSTDAVQHLVDQLLNASKRPTAIFAGADSVAAVVYGSLARRGIKVGEEISVISGNNDHAFITGLYPQLTTFDIHAHDIGRLAVRQLETRLTMYNSIANVDLTLEPHLTPGESVRQLNS, encoded by the coding sequence GTGAGTAAAACTGCTGAACTCGTCACAGTCAAGACGGTCGCGAAAGCAGCCGATTGCGCAGTCAGCACTGTCAGCCGTGCATTGCGAGACGATCCCTCGATTAGCGATGCAGCCAAACAACGCATTCGCCAGGTCGCTGAGTCTTTAGACTATCGCCCGCTCCGGCGTCGACGCCCGAAGAGGGAGACCAGCCACAACTCCACCAGCATCCTGACTGGTAAACGACTGCTCGTCGTCTCTTTAGGTCTGGATCGATCCCTGATCTCCCTCCCGGTAGTCAGCTCTGCCATCAGCGGCGTTGAAGACGCGTTCTCCGAACTGGGCGTTCGTTTTCAGATCGCCCATATCCCCGACCTGCAGGCTGTCCCTGCTCACCTGGATTTCAACCAGACGGATGGCCTGTTTCTGATAGGTGCCCTGCAGGGAAAAATGCTGATCGAATCAAACAGAACGTTAATGGATCGACTCTCAAACATCCCGTCGGTCTGGCTCCTCGGACGGCCACAAGGTTGCTGGGGTGACTGTGTCGGCGCCAACGATGTGCAACTGGGTGCAAAAGCAGCCGACTATCTCGCCGATCACGGACACCAGCATGTCGCCTTCCTCAGTCCTAAACCAGATCACCTGATTATGATGAATCGCGAAACCGGTTTCGTCTCACAGGCGATGCGGCGTGGACTGGAAGTGCAACGCTTTGTCGATCCTCCCTCCCGCGGCTGGAAACTGCCGATCAAACCTCCGCTTTCCACAGACGCCGTACAGCATCTGGTTGATCAACTGTTGAATGCCAGCAAACGTCCCACAGCGATTTTCGCAGGAGCAGACAGTGTCGCGGCTGTCGTCTATGGATCTCTGGCCCGCCGCGGAATCAAAGTGGGTGAAGAGATCAGTGTCATTTCAGGCAACAATGACCACGCATTTATTACCGGCCTGTATCCACAACTGACCACGTTTGACATTCACGCGCATGACATCGGTCGCCTGGCAGTCCGGCAGCTGGAAACCCGCCTGACAATGTACAACTCCATTGCCAATGTTGACTTAACTCTCGAACCACATTTGACTCCAGGCGAATCAGTCCGCCAGCTCAACAGCTAA
- a CDS encoding sugar phosphate isomerase/epimerase family protein produces the protein MQPLNRRQFLTTASAGAGTAGLLGLNRLQAEKPAKPELTLGFSLYGMPHMKTEEALHIVADIGYDSVELTLMDDWDATPAKLNAERRAAVSKTLDETGLKLTSLMEHCNLTGSKASQQKVIERLKQTAELGHDLRPAQPPLIETVAGSGKWDALKNEMRDNLGEWAKVAASTKTIIAVKPHRGGVVDHPDQGVWLVEQINSPWIRLDYDYSHFTHRNISLKESLQTMLPYTSFIQVKDTVMKNGKVSFALPGESGEIDYVRLLKLAVAGGYRGDICCEVSSMVFRQKGYDPVAAAKTCYQNLAPAFKQAGIARG, from the coding sequence ATGCAGCCGCTCAACAGACGTCAGTTTCTCACCACCGCCAGTGCCGGTGCCGGCACCGCTGGTCTACTGGGGCTCAACAGATTACAGGCAGAAAAACCAGCCAAACCGGAACTCACGCTCGGCTTCAGCCTGTATGGCATGCCCCACATGAAAACCGAAGAAGCACTCCACATCGTCGCCGACATCGGCTATGACTCGGTGGAACTGACTCTCATGGATGACTGGGATGCCACACCTGCCAAACTGAATGCCGAACGTCGGGCAGCAGTCTCCAAAACACTTGACGAAACCGGTTTAAAACTGACTTCATTAATGGAGCACTGTAACCTGACCGGTTCCAAAGCCAGTCAGCAGAAAGTAATCGAACGCCTCAAACAGACCGCCGAACTGGGACATGATCTGCGACCAGCACAGCCACCACTCATCGAAACAGTAGCCGGCAGTGGTAAATGGGATGCCCTCAAAAATGAAATGCGAGATAACCTGGGAGAATGGGCCAAAGTCGCCGCCAGTACGAAAACCATCATCGCCGTCAAGCCACATCGGGGCGGAGTAGTGGATCACCCTGACCAGGGAGTCTGGCTGGTCGAACAGATCAACAGCCCCTGGATTCGCCTCGATTATGACTACAGCCACTTTACGCATCGAAATATCTCTCTGAAAGAGTCGCTGCAAACCATGCTGCCTTACACCAGTTTCATCCAGGTTAAAGACACTGTCATGAAAAATGGTAAGGTTAGCTTTGCGCTGCCCGGTGAAAGTGGTGAGATCGACTACGTTCGCCTGCTTAAACTGGCCGTCGCAGGCGGCTACCGGGGAGATATCTGCTGCGAAGTCAGCAGTATGGTCTTCCGCCAGAAAGGCTACGATCCCGTTGCTGCTGCTAAAACCTGCTACCAGAACCTGGCCCCCGCTTTCAAACAGGCGGGAATTGCACGAGGTTAA